GCGCACGACACACGACACACGGCGCACTGCACACGGCGCACGGCACACGGCACACGAGGAGGAGCGCGGACGTGGGGCGTGCGGACGGCACGGGAGGCCCGGACGGCACGGCACAGCCGGACCGCACCGGACGGCGCGGCGCCTGGGGCGTCGTCGCCGTCGTCCTCCTCGTCGGCGTCCACCTCGTGCGCGGCGGTACGGGGGAGCTCCAGGGGTCCGGCCCGCCGCAGCCCCTCGCCGCGGCCGCGCCCGACGGGACCCGCGCCGGCCTCGCAGCCCTCGCCCCCTTGCCCGTACCCCCTCCGCTGCCCGCCTCGCCCCCGGTCCGGGTCCGCGTCCCCGCCGTCCGCGTCGACGCCGCCGTCACCGGGGTGGGACTCGACGCCGACGGCTGGATCGAGGCCCCGCCGCCCGAGGACGGCCGGCTCGCGGGCTGGTTCACCGGCGCGGTCACCCCCGGCGAGCGCGGCACCGCCGTCGTCGTCGGCCACGTCGACACCCCGAACGGCCGGGCCGTCTTCTACGACCTCGGCGCCCTTGCCAAGGGACACCGCGTCGAGATCGCCCGCCGCGACGGCAGGACCGCCGTCTTCGCCGTGTACGGGGTCGAGGTCGTCCCCAAGCAGAACTTCCCCGCCGAACGGGTCTACGGCGACGCCGACGTCCCCGAACTGCGCCTGATCACCTGCGGCGGCACCTTCACCGAGGAGAACGGCTACGCCGGCAACGTGGTCGTCTCGGCCCGTCTGGTCGAGGTGCGCTGACCACCCTCTTCTCCCCACCCGAACCCTTCTTTGTCCCCAGGCGGGAAAAAGTGGGGCCGGATTCCTGCGCAACTTCTTCCCACCCCGGTACGCCACTGCTACGTTCCCCTCGAAAGCCCGAACACGAGCGTGTGCGAGAGGGAGGGACGCGTGAGGCGCATGACGGCACGACCTGCCAACCGGCACCAGGCGCGACTCCTCCGGCTGTTGCGCGACGGAGGACC
This is a stretch of genomic DNA from Streptomyces sp. R44. It encodes these proteins:
- a CDS encoding class F sortase, coding for MGRADGTGGPDGTAQPDRTGRRGAWGVVAVVLLVGVHLVRGGTGELQGSGPPQPLAAAAPDGTRAGLAALAPLPVPPPLPASPPVRVRVPAVRVDAAVTGVGLDADGWIEAPPPEDGRLAGWFTGAVTPGERGTAVVVGHVDTPNGRAVFYDLGALAKGHRVEIARRDGRTAVFAVYGVEVVPKQNFPAERVYGDADVPELRLITCGGTFTEENGYAGNVVVSARLVEVR